A single region of the Idiomarinaceae bacterium HL-53 genome encodes:
- a CDS encoding 3-ketoacyl-CoA thiolase produces the protein MKDVVIVDAIRTPMGRSKGGAFRNVRAEDLSAALMKGLLERNPGVNPDDLEDIYWGCVQQTLEQGFNVARNSALVAGIPHHVGAVTVNRLCGSSMQAIHDATRAIQTGNGDIFIAGGVEHMGHVPMMHGVDFHPGMNRSVAKAAGSMGLTAELLGKKFGISREAQDEFGARSHRLSHQATVNGEFDNEIHPIFGHDEKGVLKKIYHDEVIRPETTVETLAGLRPVFDPANGTVTAGTSSAISDGAAATLVMSADKAKELGLKPRVRIRSMAIAGCDPSTMGYGPVPATQKALKRAGIDIQDIELFELNEAFAAQALAVTRGLKIEDQLDSKINLHGGAIALGHPLGCSGARISTTLINLMEQKDVTLGLATMCIGLGQGIATVYERV, from the coding sequence ATGAAAGACGTCGTTATAGTAGATGCCATCCGAACCCCTATGGGTCGTTCAAAAGGCGGAGCATTTCGCAACGTTCGCGCTGAGGATCTCTCTGCGGCCCTAATGAAAGGCTTGCTAGAAAGAAACCCAGGAGTGAACCCAGATGACCTCGAAGATATTTATTGGGGTTGTGTACAGCAAACATTAGAACAAGGCTTTAACGTAGCTCGCAATAGCGCGCTGGTAGCCGGCATTCCACATCATGTGGGCGCGGTCACTGTGAATCGCTTATGTGGTTCGTCCATGCAGGCAATTCATGACGCGACACGTGCGATTCAAACTGGCAATGGCGATATTTTTATCGCTGGCGGTGTTGAGCACATGGGTCACGTTCCAATGATGCACGGTGTCGATTTTCACCCAGGCATGAATCGCTCTGTGGCAAAAGCAGCCGGCTCTATGGGTCTTACGGCTGAATTACTGGGCAAGAAATTTGGCATTTCACGGGAAGCACAAGACGAATTCGGCGCACGTTCGCACCGATTGTCTCATCAGGCAACTGTAAACGGGGAATTCGACAATGAAATTCACCCTATCTTTGGTCATGATGAAAAAGGCGTTTTGAAGAAGATTTACCACGATGAGGTTATTCGCCCTGAGACAACCGTTGAAACTCTAGCCGGCTTGCGCCCAGTTTTCGACCCTGCGAACGGTACCGTTACTGCAGGTACGTCTTCAGCTATTTCAGACGGCGCGGCGGCAACACTCGTAATGTCGGCCGACAAAGCGAAGGAGTTAGGCTTAAAACCACGCGTTCGTATTCGCAGTATGGCGATTGCAGGTTGTGACCCGTCAACTATGGGGTATGGCCCTGTACCCGCAACGCAGAAGGCACTTAAGCGTGCAGGTATAGATATTCAAGATATCGAGTTATTTGAGCTCAACGAGGCGTTTGCTGCACAAGCACTCGCAGTTACACGTGGGCTAAAAATTGAAGACCAGCTCGATAGCAAAATTAACCTTCACGGCGGCGCCATTGCACTCGGGCATCCACTGGGTTGTTCAGGTGCACGCATCAGTACTACGTTGATTAATTTAATGGAACAAAAAGACGTAACGCTGGGGTTAGCAACAATGTGTATTGGTTTAGGCCAAGGTATCGCGACTGTTTACGAGCGCGTGTAA
- a CDS encoding Acetyltransferase (GNAT) family protein, giving the protein MNIERVDYQNPTHAAAVIEMLNHYAEDPMGGGESLSENTRATLIQEMAKRPTVFSFIAWNEQGQAIGLVNCVEGFSTFAAKPLCNVHDIAVRDGYRGKGIAQQLFDAVKQEAATRGCCKLTLEVLSGNEPARLAYLKYGFKPYELDPEMGKAEFWEFKL; this is encoded by the coding sequence ATGAATATTGAACGTGTGGACTATCAGAATCCGACCCATGCCGCTGCAGTGATTGAGATGCTGAATCATTATGCCGAAGATCCGATGGGCGGCGGCGAATCATTGAGCGAAAACACGCGAGCCACACTTATACAGGAAATGGCGAAACGTCCTACGGTCTTTAGTTTTATTGCTTGGAATGAACAAGGGCAAGCGATCGGTTTAGTCAATTGCGTAGAAGGATTTTCGACTTTTGCAGCGAAGCCATTGTGCAATGTTCATGATATTGCGGTTCGCGATGGGTATCGTGGCAAAGGTATTGCACAACAATTGTTCGATGCGGTAAAGCAAGAAGCAGCCACCCGCGGTTGTTGCAAGCTCACCCTCGAAGTACTCTCAGGAAATGAACCGGCGCGTTTGGCCTACTTGAAATATGGGTTTAAACCTTATGAACTTGATCCTGAAATGGGCAAAGCCGAGTTCTGGGAATTCAAGCTTTAA
- a CDS encoding Xaa-Pro dipeptidase: MDFHSLFPEHLRVLKERASRLCEREHIDLLAIHAGQPKRLFLDDMEYPFKANPHFKSWCPLDSLEHSWVLFSPQKVKPTLVVLHSDEFWVEQPALEAALWLSMFHVELISRPDEIDKLLPYDKQRTVYLGEHIEVAQALGFTQFNPEPVISFLNYHRALKTDYELQCIRRANEVAIRGHRAVAEAWQAGASEFECLLAYLQKTEQGENEVPYTHIIGQNEHAAILHYRGKSRKQLAPGFHRSLMIDAGASWHGYAADISRSYAGKDAHDEFAELVVAIDQITQALAQEVRPGMSFGDLHQQAHLQIAQLIFAFGFCQMDPEDIVKNKISQVFMPHGIGHLLGLQVHDVGGQLSDERGTIAPAPESYPTLKTTRLLEPRMVFTIEPGLYFIDVLLNKLQDSANSKYMNWNRIAEFQPYGGIRIEDNIALHRDRNENITRELGLN, encoded by the coding sequence ATGGATTTTCATTCTTTATTTCCAGAGCATTTGCGGGTATTAAAAGAGCGCGCGTCACGTCTGTGCGAGCGTGAGCATATCGACTTGCTCGCAATTCATGCAGGTCAGCCAAAACGCCTCTTTCTTGATGATATGGAATATCCGTTTAAGGCGAACCCACACTTCAAGAGTTGGTGTCCACTCGATTCATTAGAGCATAGTTGGGTGTTGTTCTCGCCACAAAAAGTGAAGCCGACACTCGTAGTGTTACATAGCGACGAGTTTTGGGTTGAGCAGCCGGCGCTTGAAGCGGCACTTTGGCTCAGCATGTTCCATGTAGAACTTATTTCGCGCCCCGATGAAATTGATAAGTTATTACCCTACGACAAGCAGCGCACGGTGTATTTGGGTGAGCATATCGAAGTGGCCCAAGCCCTCGGATTTACCCAATTTAATCCCGAACCGGTCATTAGCTTCTTAAATTATCATCGAGCATTGAAAACCGACTATGAATTACAGTGTATTCGTAGAGCAAACGAAGTTGCCATACGTGGACACCGAGCGGTAGCCGAGGCATGGCAAGCGGGTGCGAGTGAGTTCGAATGCTTACTTGCTTATTTGCAGAAAACCGAACAGGGTGAAAATGAAGTCCCTTACACTCACATTATTGGGCAAAACGAGCATGCGGCTATTTTGCATTATCGAGGCAAGTCGAGAAAACAACTTGCACCTGGGTTTCACCGCAGCCTCATGATCGATGCTGGCGCAAGTTGGCATGGTTATGCCGCCGATATCAGCCGCAGCTACGCAGGAAAGGACGCCCATGATGAATTTGCCGAGTTGGTCGTCGCTATCGATCAAATTACTCAAGCTTTAGCACAAGAAGTACGTCCAGGCATGTCGTTCGGTGACCTTCATCAACAGGCTCATTTGCAAATTGCGCAATTAATTTTCGCATTTGGTTTCTGCCAAATGGATCCAGAAGATATTGTGAAGAACAAGATTAGCCAGGTGTTCATGCCCCATGGCATTGGGCACCTGCTCGGTTTGCAAGTGCACGATGTCGGCGGGCAACTGAGTGACGAGAGAGGTACGATTGCGCCGGCGCCCGAGTCTTATCCAACATTGAAAACAACTCGGTTACTTGAGCCTCGAATGGTGTTTACTATTGAGCCGGGTCTTTATTTTATTGATGTATTGCTGAATAAATTACAAGATTCGGCGAACTCAAAATATATGAATTGGAATCGTATTGCGGAATTCCAACCGTATGGGGGCATTCGCATTGAGGACAACATTGCATTGCACCGAGATAGAAACGAAAACATAACTCGAGAGTTGGGCCTCAACTAA
- a CDS encoding short chain enoyl-CoA hydratase, protein MIYQGDNLSVNVIEPGIAELKFDAQGSVNKFDEYTLNQFSEALDALAQSSEVKGLIVTSGKSTFIVGADITEFLTLFANVEETKTWVHKASRVFDKLEDLPFPTVAAVNGFALGGGCETILACDFRVADATAVIGLPEVKLGLIPGFGGTVRMPRLVGPDNALEAITTGMNYKPEKALAIGLVDAVVAPDDLRDAALTMVRDAIAGELDWKAARQPKLEALKANETERLMTFSTAKGMVFAKAGKHYPSPHAAVEVVERGAGEAREGALLVENELFVKLTQTDACRAQVGIFLADQVVKGKSKKLAKASELNLRRAGVLGAGIMGGGIAYQSAVKGVPVVMKDIRQEALDLGMKEASKILGKGMERGKLDAKKMAATLTSITPTLHNNELEGVDIVVEAVVENPKVKASVLSEVEKVVSENAIITSNTSTISINQLAQSLEDPSRFCGMHFFNPVHKMPLVEIIRGKHTTDETIAAVTAYALQMGKTPIVVNDCPGFLVNRVLFPYFAGFSKLLDDGIDFPAIDKVMEKQFGWPMGPAYLCDVVGLDTADHATDVMAAGFPTRMPRDDEGAIAKLAAAKRYGQKNGKGFYAYGVDKKGKPTKEVQADVYEIIGEKANSAEADEIIARCMIPMVNEMVRCLEEGIVDSAEEADISLIYGLGFPPFRGGAFRYLETVGLQKFVELADQYAHLGEIYEVTDGLREKAAAGGTYFKS, encoded by the coding sequence ATGATCTACCAAGGTGATAACCTAAGCGTAAACGTAATTGAGCCGGGAATTGCCGAGCTCAAATTTGACGCTCAAGGTTCTGTAAATAAGTTTGATGAGTATACGCTCAACCAATTCAGTGAAGCGCTTGATGCGCTTGCACAGAGCTCTGAAGTAAAAGGATTAATCGTAACCAGTGGTAAATCTACATTTATTGTGGGCGCTGACATTACCGAATTCCTCACGCTTTTCGCAAATGTAGAAGAAACCAAAACATGGGTTCATAAAGCATCTCGAGTTTTCGATAAATTGGAAGATCTTCCATTTCCAACAGTTGCAGCCGTTAACGGTTTCGCGCTGGGCGGTGGCTGTGAAACCATTCTAGCCTGCGATTTCCGAGTAGCCGATGCCACAGCGGTAATTGGTTTGCCGGAAGTAAAACTCGGGCTTATTCCAGGTTTCGGTGGAACCGTTCGCATGCCACGCTTGGTAGGCCCAGATAACGCATTAGAGGCCATTACAACAGGAATGAATTACAAGCCTGAGAAAGCTTTGGCGATTGGTTTAGTCGACGCTGTGGTAGCGCCAGACGACTTGCGTGACGCAGCACTTACCATGGTTCGAGACGCGATTGCAGGCGAGTTAGATTGGAAAGCCGCCCGCCAGCCCAAGCTTGAAGCATTAAAAGCCAATGAAACTGAACGTTTGATGACCTTTAGCACGGCGAAAGGCATGGTTTTCGCCAAAGCGGGCAAGCATTACCCTTCCCCACATGCCGCCGTTGAAGTAGTGGAACGCGGCGCAGGCGAAGCGCGTGAAGGCGCTTTGCTGGTCGAGAATGAGCTATTCGTTAAACTCACACAGACCGACGCCTGTCGCGCGCAAGTTGGAATTTTCTTAGCGGACCAAGTGGTCAAAGGAAAGAGCAAGAAACTCGCCAAAGCGTCTGAGCTGAACCTGCGCAGAGCAGGTGTGTTAGGGGCGGGAATCATGGGTGGTGGTATCGCTTATCAGTCTGCAGTTAAAGGCGTACCGGTGGTTATGAAAGATATCCGCCAAGAAGCACTCGACTTAGGCATGAAAGAAGCCTCTAAAATTCTTGGTAAGGGAATGGAACGAGGCAAGTTAGATGCGAAAAAGATGGCCGCAACCCTAACCAGCATTACACCTACTTTGCACAATAATGAGCTCGAGGGTGTGGATATTGTTGTTGAAGCCGTGGTGGAAAATCCAAAAGTAAAAGCATCTGTTTTGTCTGAAGTTGAGAAAGTGGTTAGTGAGAATGCGATTATCACCTCGAACACTTCAACCATTTCGATTAATCAACTGGCGCAAAGCTTAGAAGACCCATCTCGCTTCTGCGGTATGCACTTCTTCAACCCGGTGCACAAAATGCCACTCGTTGAGATTATTCGCGGTAAGCACACCACCGACGAGACTATTGCCGCGGTAACAGCGTACGCGCTACAAATGGGTAAAACACCGATTGTCGTGAATGATTGCCCCGGTTTCTTAGTGAACCGTGTGTTATTCCCTTATTTTGCAGGCTTTAGTAAGTTGCTCGACGATGGTATCGACTTCCCAGCTATCGACAAAGTGATGGAAAAGCAATTTGGTTGGCCAATGGGGCCCGCTTACCTTTGTGATGTGGTCGGGTTGGATACTGCAGATCACGCTACCGACGTGATGGCTGCGGGCTTCCCTACGCGCATGCCTCGTGACGACGAGGGTGCAATTGCAAAACTTGCGGCTGCGAAGCGCTACGGTCAGAAAAATGGTAAGGGCTTCTACGCCTATGGTGTTGATAAAAAAGGCAAGCCGACGAAAGAAGTACAAGCCGATGTTTATGAAATTATCGGAGAGAAGGCAAACTCTGCCGAGGCAGACGAGATCATTGCACGCTGCATGATTCCAATGGTGAACGAAATGGTTCGCTGCTTAGAGGAAGGGATCGTCGACTCTGCTGAAGAAGCGGATATCTCGCTCATTTACGGCCTTGGGTTCCCTCCATTCCGAGGAGGCGCCTTCCGCTACCTAGAAACTGTTGGATTACAAAAGTTTGTTGAGCTTGCCGACCAATATGCGCATCTAGGTGAAATTTATGAAGTGACCGACGGCTTACGCGAGAAAGCGGCAGCTGGCGGAACTTACTTTAAAAGTTAA
- a CDS encoding trk system potassium uptake protein TrkH produces the protein MQYRTILRMLGLLIAVFSVSLLPPALIAYFYQDGGGWAFTFSFALSLGVGFLLWFANRDQKRELKTREGFLIVVLFWVVLGTVGAIPFWMPDEYTLTFTDAMFESFSALTTTGATVLTQIEELPHSYRFYRQQLQWMGGMGIIVLAVAILPLLGIGGLQLYRAETPGPMKDNKLTPRIADTAKQLWYIYLSMTIACAVALWLAGMRPFDAIGHAFSTVSIGGFSTYDASVGYFNSWVIDLIIVVFLLIAAVNFSLHFAAYRGKSIKSYWRDPEFRALIAIQGTLALVTVAVLWWKSDVPLSEAWIDGLFQAVSLSTTAGFTTADYTLFPVFLPIMLIFASFIGGSAGSTGGGLKVIRVALLYRQGKREINRLIHPKGAFAVKWGKRALPDRVVQAVWGFFASYALIFVVLMLGFIATGLDDYSAFGATAATLNNLGPGLGDVAANFQSVSDGGKWVAIFAMLFGRLEVFTLLVLFTPAFWKH, from the coding sequence ATGCAATACCGTACGATTCTGCGAATGCTCGGGCTATTAATTGCAGTTTTTAGTGTGTCACTTTTACCACCGGCACTCATTGCCTACTTTTATCAAGACGGCGGTGGTTGGGCGTTTACGTTCTCTTTTGCGTTGAGCCTTGGCGTTGGCTTTCTTCTCTGGTTTGCAAACCGAGATCAAAAACGGGAACTAAAAACCCGAGAGGGCTTTTTAATTGTCGTTTTATTCTGGGTGGTGCTTGGAACCGTAGGTGCAATACCATTTTGGATGCCTGATGAATACACGCTGACCTTTACCGACGCGATGTTCGAATCTTTTTCTGCGCTCACAACTACAGGCGCTACGGTATTAACTCAAATCGAAGAGTTACCCCATTCTTACCGCTTTTACCGCCAACAACTGCAATGGATGGGCGGTATGGGAATTATTGTGCTGGCGGTGGCGATATTACCTTTATTGGGTATTGGTGGGTTACAGCTTTATCGTGCTGAAACCCCAGGGCCTATGAAAGACAACAAGCTTACACCGCGTATTGCCGACACCGCGAAGCAACTTTGGTATATCTATCTGAGTATGACCATTGCTTGTGCGGTCGCGTTATGGCTTGCGGGCATGCGACCTTTTGACGCCATTGGCCATGCCTTCTCGACCGTCTCGATTGGAGGGTTCTCCACGTATGACGCGAGCGTCGGATATTTTAATAGCTGGGTAATCGATCTCATCATTGTCGTATTTTTGCTTATTGCAGCGGTTAATTTCTCTCTTCACTTTGCCGCGTATCGTGGTAAAAGCATCAAGAGCTATTGGCGAGATCCTGAATTCAGAGCGCTCATTGCAATTCAAGGTACGCTTGCATTAGTCACCGTTGCAGTGCTCTGGTGGAAATCCGATGTGCCGTTGTCTGAGGCCTGGATTGACGGACTGTTTCAAGCGGTGTCATTGAGTACGACGGCAGGGTTTACGACGGCAGATTATACGCTTTTTCCTGTGTTTTTACCGATTATGCTAATTTTTGCTAGTTTTATTGGCGGCAGTGCGGGCTCTACGGGCGGAGGACTAAAAGTAATTCGCGTTGCGCTTCTTTATCGTCAAGGAAAACGCGAGATAAATCGTTTAATTCATCCTAAAGGCGCCTTCGCCGTAAAGTGGGGTAAGCGTGCTTTGCCTGATCGCGTTGTACAGGCGGTTTGGGGATTTTTTGCCTCTTATGCGTTGATTTTTGTGGTGCTCATGCTTGGTTTTATTGCTACAGGGCTAGACGATTACTCTGCGTTTGGCGCGACCGCAGCAACGTTGAATAATTTGGGCCCCGGCTTAGGTGACGTTGCTGCAAACTTTCAAAGTGTGAGCGATGGTGGTAAATGGGTTGCTATTTTCGCGATGCTGTTCGGTCGTCTGGAAGTGTTCACCTTGCTGGTATTGTTTACACCTGCGTTCTGGAAACATTAA
- a CDS encoding soluble lytic murein transglycosylase, translating to MRISLELLPHCGTRVWQTDGSNHPTMRNKIKQVFKKRRNPRLLFLRIACSVALVTLTFAVSAINQTVFAQETQLNPSMSIEQKRELFLETEQAIQERRFREARDGMQRLQSYPLYPYLEADFLKQNLSYANEPVIAEFLSAFEGTPLDAELRRPWLEFLVRQNDMERFLNYYQGGGGNELQCTYLDYLWKTSDNESALWPQVANQWLNGSSQPRKCDGVFAAWQNAGHRTEDLVWQRLKLAIEAREWGLARFLTRQLPEQKQYLGELLRRVKANPMTLMRFQEFVNKDARESEIVVAGMHNLIWRDTDSAEVAWAHFQETYSFSPEVDWDMSERFGITRAVRNEAGALAWFDRVPASKLSESGHQWLLATLLREGRFDRVVMFINALPAEEQEKAQWQYWRGRALKFLDFTEDSEAVWQALAQERNYYGFLASAQLGIQPSMAHVPVTYEPSAMAQLKAKPSVQRAFELFALGRALPARREWNILGYRGTYDEQVLSAVAAYEAGWHDQAIFGLAHTGQFNDVEKRFPIAFQDLIESFAASHDLDSAWVYAIARRESAFRPDAISRVGARGLMQVMPATANYVSNRTPGPNLGRITTRRLMQPDENVKIGTRYLSDLLGRTSNNWVIATAAYNAGLSVVETWLPEEPVAFDIWVETIPYGETRDYVKNVLAYQQIYTTLQGKNANVLERLVNIQIVADSES from the coding sequence ATGCGTATTTCACTTGAGTTGTTGCCACACTGTGGTACAAGAGTATGGCAAACAGATGGCAGTAATCATCCCACAATGCGAAATAAAATTAAACAGGTGTTTAAAAAGCGGCGCAACCCGCGCCTTCTATTTCTAAGAATAGCGTGTTCAGTTGCACTGGTCACGCTCACGTTTGCCGTGTCTGCAATTAACCAAACCGTGTTTGCACAGGAGACACAGCTTAACCCGTCGATGTCGATTGAGCAAAAACGAGAGCTTTTTTTGGAAACCGAGCAAGCAATTCAAGAAAGGCGATTTCGCGAAGCGCGCGATGGAATGCAGCGCCTACAAAGCTACCCACTATACCCGTATTTAGAAGCCGATTTCCTCAAGCAAAACCTGAGTTACGCCAATGAGCCTGTAATTGCAGAGTTTCTGTCTGCTTTTGAAGGAACCCCTCTCGATGCAGAACTCCGGCGCCCATGGCTAGAATTTTTAGTGCGGCAAAACGACATGGAGCGGTTTCTTAACTACTATCAGGGCGGTGGTGGTAATGAGTTGCAATGTACTTATCTCGACTACTTGTGGAAAACTTCAGATAACGAATCGGCGTTATGGCCACAGGTTGCTAATCAATGGCTGAATGGCAGTTCTCAGCCTCGTAAATGCGACGGTGTATTTGCTGCTTGGCAAAATGCTGGGCATCGTACCGAAGACTTAGTGTGGCAACGATTAAAGCTTGCTATCGAGGCGCGTGAGTGGGGCTTAGCAAGGTTTCTTACTCGGCAACTACCAGAGCAAAAGCAATACTTAGGTGAATTGTTGCGGCGGGTAAAAGCAAACCCCATGACCTTGATGCGTTTTCAAGAGTTCGTCAATAAAGACGCGAGAGAAAGTGAAATTGTCGTTGCGGGTATGCACAACTTAATTTGGCGAGACACCGATAGCGCCGAAGTGGCTTGGGCCCATTTCCAAGAGACTTACAGCTTTTCTCCCGAGGTAGATTGGGATATGAGTGAACGTTTCGGTATTACTCGAGCGGTGCGAAATGAAGCGGGAGCTCTCGCATGGTTTGATCGCGTTCCAGCATCTAAGCTTTCCGAATCAGGACACCAATGGCTACTTGCCACTTTACTCAGAGAAGGTCGGTTTGACCGTGTAGTTATGTTTATTAATGCGCTACCTGCCGAGGAGCAAGAAAAGGCACAATGGCAGTATTGGCGGGGTCGAGCGTTAAAGTTTTTAGATTTCACGGAAGACAGTGAGGCAGTGTGGCAGGCCCTAGCGCAAGAACGTAATTATTACGGCTTTTTAGCGAGCGCACAGCTCGGCATACAGCCCAGCATGGCTCATGTGCCAGTGACTTATGAGCCGAGTGCGATGGCTCAACTCAAAGCAAAACCGTCAGTGCAACGCGCGTTTGAATTATTTGCGCTTGGTCGCGCACTCCCGGCTCGGCGCGAATGGAACATATTGGGTTACCGGGGGACATATGACGAGCAGGTATTGAGTGCAGTTGCGGCATATGAAGCGGGTTGGCATGACCAAGCGATTTTTGGATTGGCTCACACGGGCCAATTTAATGATGTAGAAAAGCGGTTTCCGATTGCGTTCCAAGATTTAATTGAGTCCTTCGCGGCGAGTCATGACTTAGATTCTGCTTGGGTCTATGCAATAGCTCGGAGAGAAAGTGCATTTCGTCCCGACGCGATCTCCCGTGTTGGTGCAAGAGGGCTCATGCAGGTGATGCCCGCAACTGCGAATTATGTGAGTAACCGAACTCCGGGTCCAAACTTGGGAAGAATTACGACTCGCCGGTTGATGCAACCTGATGAGAACGTGAAAATAGGGACTCGCTATCTTTCTGACCTACTCGGACGAACGAGCAATAACTGGGTAATTGCAACAGCTGCTTATAATGCCGGTTTGAGCGTCGTAGAAACCTGGTTGCCTGAGGAGCCAGTCGCATTTGATATCTGGGTTGAGACGATTCCATACGGTGAAACCCGCGATTATGTAAAAAATGTATTGGCATATCAGCAAATATATACAACGCTGCAAGGTAAAAATGCTAACGTATTAGAACGATTAGTGAATATACAGATTGTTGCTGATTCCGAGTCATAA
- a CDS encoding trk system potassium uptake protein TrkA encodes MKIIIIGAGQVGATLAESLVSGRNEITVIDQNRALLDELQDKFDLNVVHGNGAYPDILERAGAAEADLLVAVSSMDEVNMMACQVAHSVFKVYRKIARIRSPEYIRYADTLFHKDQMPVDHVIAPEQLVTAYIKRLIDYPGALQVIEFAEGLVSLVGLKAYYGGKLVGHAISTLRDHIPNIDARVAAIFRQGHAIKPLGTTIIEADDEVFFVADTRHIRAVMEELQPLEQKYKRVMIVGGGHVGSGLARALEHDHRVKLVELSQHRAEELSAELENTLVLQGDAADQRLLSEERIEEIDVFIAVTNDDEANIMSAMLAKRMGAGKTLVLIQRTAYVDLVQGGDIDIAISPQQATVSALLRHIRRDFFVNDYSLRKGAAEAIELIAKGDENTSKVVGKEIRELNLPPGTTVGALVRGNEVLIAHDDTVIQDDDHVILFLVDKKYVEDIEKLFTPGALYF; translated from the coding sequence ATGAAAATAATCATTATTGGTGCCGGGCAAGTGGGCGCAACCCTTGCTGAAAGTTTGGTGTCGGGTCGAAATGAAATTACCGTAATTGACCAAAATCGCGCACTACTTGACGAGCTTCAGGATAAATTCGATCTCAACGTAGTGCATGGGAATGGCGCATACCCCGACATCCTTGAGCGCGCGGGCGCTGCAGAGGCCGACCTTTTGGTCGCAGTAAGCAGCATGGATGAAGTGAACATGATGGCTTGCCAAGTGGCGCATTCGGTATTCAAAGTGTATCGAAAAATCGCTCGAATCCGGTCTCCGGAGTATATCCGTTATGCCGACACATTGTTCCATAAAGACCAAATGCCTGTGGATCATGTCATTGCACCGGAACAACTGGTCACTGCCTATATTAAACGCTTGATAGACTACCCTGGTGCACTGCAAGTCATTGAGTTTGCTGAAGGGCTCGTAAGCCTCGTCGGGTTGAAAGCCTACTATGGCGGCAAACTAGTAGGACATGCTATTTCCACATTACGAGATCATATTCCAAACATTGATGCGCGCGTGGCTGCTATTTTCCGTCAAGGCCATGCTATTAAGCCGCTCGGTACCACCATTATTGAAGCCGATGACGAAGTTTTCTTTGTTGCCGATACACGCCATATTCGCGCAGTTATGGAAGAGTTACAGCCGCTAGAGCAAAAATACAAACGTGTCATGATCGTTGGCGGGGGGCATGTTGGCTCCGGCTTAGCACGCGCTTTAGAGCACGATCATCGAGTGAAGTTGGTAGAGTTGAGCCAACACCGCGCCGAGGAGTTAAGCGCTGAGTTGGAAAATACACTTGTATTGCAAGGCGACGCGGCAGACCAGCGCCTATTGAGCGAAGAGCGCATTGAAGAAATCGACGTATTCATTGCCGTAACTAACGACGATGAAGCCAATATTATGTCGGCGATGTTAGCGAAGCGGATGGGTGCAGGCAAGACACTCGTACTTATTCAACGCACAGCTTATGTCGACCTCGTTCAAGGAGGAGATATCGACATTGCGATCTCACCTCAACAAGCAACCGTATCGGCGCTGCTGCGCCACATTCGTCGCGACTTTTTTGTGAACGATTATTCTTTACGTAAGGGTGCGGCGGAAGCTATTGAATTGATAGCAAAAGGTGATGAAAACACCTCGAAAGTCGTTGGTAAAGAAATTCGCGAATTGAACCTACCACCAGGCACCACGGTAGGAGCACTGGTGCGAGGCAACGAGGTACTCATTGCGCACGACGACACCGTAATTCAAGACGATGATCATGTCATTCTATTTTTGGTCGACAAAAAATACGTTGAAGATATCGAGAAGCTATTCACTCCGGGGGCGCTATACTTCTAG
- a CDS encoding tRNA 2-thiouridine synthesizing protein A — MAPHPPADYELDTLGLRCPEPVMLIRGKVRKMEAGQTLLVIADDPASTRDVPAFCKFMEHSLLSMNIEQAPYHYLIQKG; from the coding sequence ATGGCGCCACATCCACCCGCAGATTATGAGCTCGATACTTTGGGTTTAAGATGCCCAGAGCCGGTAATGTTGATTCGGGGTAAAGTGCGAAAAATGGAAGCGGGTCAGACGTTGCTCGTGATTGCCGACGACCCGGCAAGTACGAGAGATGTGCCCGCTTTTTGTAAATTTATGGAGCATTCGCTACTGTCCATGAATATTGAGCAAGCGCCTTACCATTACTTGATACAGAAAGGTTAA